In Methanorbis rubei, the DNA window CAATCATCAGCACGATGTACATAAGTCCGGGTTTTGGCGTATCCTCTTCCATACTCCTTACCTTTTTCTCATCCAGAGAGTTTATGCGTTGCGCCTCCCAAATAATAAAGCAATGATCAATATTCGTAGAGACGTTTGCGGCTACTGCGGAGCATGTGTGTCCGTGTGTCCGCAGGGTTCGCTTGAACTCATTGACGCGTACCTGACTGTTGATGCCGATACCTGTAAAGACAAATGCAAGATCTGCTCGACCGTCTGTCCTCTTGGTGCTATTGAATGGGTGGAGAAATGAAGGAAACATACGACGTTTTAGTTGTTGGCGGAGGTCCGGGAGGAGCTCTTGCCGCAAAGGCTGCGGCAGAGTCAGGTCTGTCGGTTCTCCTTGTGGAGAAGCGTCCTGCTATTGGTGCACCGGTCCGCTGTGCGGAAGGCATTGGTAAAGAAGCTCTCGCTGAGTTTATCGCTGCTGATCCGAAATGGATCTCAGCAGACATTGAACGTGCAGTGCTTGTTGGTCCGGACGGAACGAAGTTCACGATCGGCGGCGAGGCTGCCGGCGGTAAAGTCGGATATGTGCTGGACCGCAAAATCTTCGACCGCGAGCTTATCTGGCGTGCGGCAGAGGCAGGTGCAGAAATTCAGGTGCATGCACGTGCATCAGCCCCGATTATTATCGAAGGTAAACTTGCCGGTGCAGTCATTCACCAGCACGGCAAAACCTATGAGGTTCGTGCAAAAGTCGTGATCGCAGCTGACGGTGTTGAGTCGAAGTTTGCGAAGTGGGCCGGTATTGATACGACCGTGCCACTCTGGGAGCTGGAAACCTGTGCCCAGTATATTGTCAATGATATTGACTTCGATAACAAGGCAAATGTGTTCCATGTCTCCAACGAAGCATGTCCCTGGGGATACATCTGGATTTTCCCGAAAGGCCCCAGATGTGCGAACATCGGTATCGGTATTGCCGGTACAAAGTCCGGCGAAGGCCACCGTGCAAAGGACTACCTTGACAAGTATCTTGCAAAAGAGTTCCCGAACGGTAAAGTCACCGAGCTGATCGTTGGCGGTGTGTCGGTCTGCAAGCCGCTTGAGTGCACGGTTGCTGACAATTTGATTGTTGTCGGGGACGCTGCACGTCTGTCTGATCCGATCACGGGCGGCGGTATCTACAATGCGATGTACACCGGAAATCTCGCCGGAAACATTGCGGCAACGGCAATTAAGAACGGCGACAGCTCCAAGAAGGCGCTGATGATCTATGATAAGACCTGGCGTGACGGTCCGGTCGGCACGACGCTTGCCCGCAATTATGCGGTGAAGGAGTCGTTTATTAAGATGGATGACAAAAAGCTGAACTCGATTGTTCACTCGATGAGCGATATGCAGATCGATGATCTGAGCGTGAGAAAGCTGGTGCTTGCTATCTTCAAGGCAAATCCGTGGCTGGCTCTTGAGTTGCCGCATCTGCTGAAAGCACTCTAACCAAAATTATTTTTTTCAGGTACGATGAAAGACGCGTATGATGTTGTGGTAGTCGGCGCAGGGCCTGCGGGTGCGATGGCTGCGAGAGAGGCGGCGGTATGCGGCGCGTCTGTTCTTCTTGTGGAGAAACGTCCGGCGGTCGGTGCTCCGGTCCGGTGTGCGGAAGGGATTGTGACAAGGGATCTTTTGGAGTTTACGACTCCTGATCCAAAATGGATTTCGGCAGTTATCAGACGGGCGAGATTTATGGGTCCGGGCGGCGCAAATTTTCTTATTTCCGGCAAATCCGATGATGAGGTGCTTGGCTACACGCTGGATCGGAAGATATTTGACCGCGAGCTGGTGATGCGTGCTGCAGATGCTGGAGTCGAAGTTGCGGTTCATGCACGTGCGGTGCCGTTTGTTGAAGACAACCGCATTGCAGGGGCCGTGATTCATCAGCATGGAGTTTCTCACACGGTCCGTGCGAAAGTGGTGATCGCAGCTGACGGTGTTGAGTCGAAGTTTGCAAAAGTTGCAGGGATTGATACAACGGTGCCGCTTGCTGATCTGGATTCCTGTGTGCAGTATCTGGTGACTGATATCGATATTGATCCTGAGATGAATGTCTTTTTCTGGAGCAATGCTGAGTGCCCGCATGGCTATATCTGGATTTTTCCGAAAGGCCCGAGGACGGCGAACATTGGTATCGGGATTCCCGGGACAAAGTCAGGCGACGGTCATCGGGCGAAGGATTATCTTGACCGATATATGGAGAAAAATTTTCCGAACGGCAAGGTTACGGAGCTGATTGTCGGCGGTGTTTCAACATGCAGACCACTTTCCTGTACGGCTGCGGACTCTTTGATCATCTGCGGCGATGCGGCACGTATGTCGGATCCGTTCACGGGCGGCGGAATTTATCAGGCGCTTTTTTCCGGACAGCTTGCGGGCAGGACGGCGGCTGATGCTGTTGTTCGGAACGATTGTTCGAAGAAGGCGCTGATGGTGTATGATGCGGCATGGCGGTCGAGCCGGATGGGAAAATTTTTGTCGCGGTCGTATCTGATCCGTGATGTGTTTTTCCGGATGGATGATGCGATGCTTGCCGAGGTCATCGAGTCGGTTCCGGATCTTCAGCTGAATGAGGTGACGGTGCCGTCGGTGCTTGCGGCGATGTTGAAGAATAATCCCTGGATTGCGATGAAGTTTCCGAAACTGTTTCTGCATCGGAAATAATTTTTTTTGAATTATTATTTTGAAACGCGAATGACGCGAATAAAAAATCGTCAATGGCGATTTTTAAGATTTTATTTATTTTTAAAATAGATTTGCTCGTTCAGAAAAATGCAGATAATTTCTTTTTTTGAAAAATCGCCATTGGCGATTTTTTATTCGCGCCATTCGCGTTTGGCCGAAGGCATACGATTCGTGTTTCACTCCCAAACATGTGCATAGCCGCGGTTTTCAACCGTCCTCCCACCACGCACAACACCGCTTCCTTCAACAACCTCGCCGATGACCGACGCTGGCACATCAAGTCGCGCCAAATTCTCCCGGGAAATCGTAAACAGCAGACCGAAATCTCCCCCGCCATAGAGGAAATATTTCTCCGCATCAGAGATCGCCAGCGTCGGCAGCTCATCATACAGCACAAACCCGACCCCTGACGCTTCTCCCATGTCATACAGCGAGACCGCAATGCCGTCTGAGACATCCATCATCGCCGTTGCCCCGGCTCTCGCAATTTTTTGTCCCTCGAAAACCTGCGGCTCCGGCGTCACCAGATTTTTCCGGTACTCGGTAAACCCGTCAAGTCCTGCCTGTGCAGCGCCCGGTGCTCCGGTGCAGCAGACTCTGTCCCCCACTTTTGCTCCGGAGCGCCTGCGGTAAAACTCCCGCGGAACAAGACCGAGCGCGGTTGTTACAATCGTCAGCTCCGTATGGCTGTCAATATCTCCGCCGACAATTTTTGCCCCATACCGTTTTGCACAGGCAACCGCTCCCTCCATGATCGGCCTCAGCCGTTCAGGCCGGTCAAGCCCGACCGCCACCAGCACCTGCGTCGGCTGTGCTCCGCAGCTCGCAACATCTGAAAGACTCACCGCGACACTCATCCAGCCCATCTCCCACTTAGTCATCCCTTTCGGAAAATCGGTCGTCTCATGCAGCATATCAGTTGTCGCAACCTGAATGAGTTTACCTTCCTCAAACTCACTCGCCGCACAGTCGTCTGCCGTCTCATCGCGCCCGATTAGATCACGGATCGTTTCCAAAAGCTCCCGGTCATCCATCACTCATCACCTGTAATCTCCTTCTTTCTCTGCTCACGATACGCCGTCAACACCGAGGAAAGAACGTCCCCTTTGGGTTCCGCCTCCGGTACCTCCGCAGGTTTTGGCTCAGACGCCAAAACTTGCGGCTCGCTCTGCGGCGCTGGTGTCGGCGCAACCGGCGGGACCGGCACAGATTTTTTCACCACTGGCTTTGGCTTCTGTCCAGGTGCGGCTCGCAGATACTTCTCCGGCAAAATTGTCGCAGGATCAATTCCCTGCTCCCGTACCTCACGTACTCGCTCCACCTGATACTCCTTCATCATCGAGTCCAGCGCCTCGCTCTGTTTCTGCGTTCGGTAGACCGTCTGCGTCGCCGTCCATGCCTCGAGTGCCGCATCAAGAGCTGCGGTATCCACAACACCGATCTTTCCCTTCACCCGCGGCGACAGATCGGCTCCTGAGAGAATCGGCAGATCAATCTCCCGAAACTCCTCGATCAGATGCTGTTCGCGGGCACGTGTAAACACATGCCTCGGCAGAATCACCGCCTTCACCTTCGCATCCGCAATATCGCGGATTACCGACTTCCCCCATCCGTCAATCTGCAGAACATACAAAAGATCCTCGGCAAACAACCCCATCTCCTCATCAAGATCGCGAACCGCCTCGCGGGCAAGCAGCGGCAGAATCTTCAGCGCCGAACAGCCTTCCCCTGCCTGCAGGGAAATATACAGCTTCATTCGGTCGAGCCGTGTTCGAAGATTCTTACATCGTCTCTCCTCCTTTCGCAGCTGCTTTTTTACTGAGACAATCTCACTGTCACGGTCAGCTATTTCAACCGATGCAAGCATTCTTTGATGCTGTCCCTCCCGTTCAGCATTCAGCCGCTTGTGAAGAGCAGAGATCGTTTTGTCCTTTCCCTCTGACTCGCGCGACAGCGTCGCAACAAGAGTCCGCATCCGGCGAATTGTCTCTTCCTGTCGCGTGATCTTTTCATCACGCTCATCAAAGATGACAGCTTCAGCTTCAACCTCAGCCTCTGAGAGTTGAGGCAACGTCTGCGAAGCAGGTTCTTCGCCTGACAGCTTTGCAAGCGTCTGTTCGAGTGAGTAACCGCGGACTACCTGCGCCCGCAGTTCATCGATATCAAACCCTGACGGAGCACGCCTGAGAATACTGTCGAACTTATTTTTGTAGGTCCGGTAGGCGTACATCGCCGCAGACAGCGCGTCACGTTCATGATCATTTTTGAAATCATAACCGCTCGCAAGCGCATACTTCTCCTTCACCAGAATATCCTTCTTCGGACTCCACGCCACCGCAGAGAATGCACGTCGGATTTTTTCCACGCCGAACGGCATTTCCGCCTTGTCGGACGCAATCACCAGCGGCTTTCCAAGGCCCGCAATTTCGGCAACGAGGTCGGCAGCAGAAAACAAACGGGTACTTGCGAGGTAGACGAGATTTCCATCGAGATCAAGCGCTGCAACCCCGATCGTCGTGCCGGGGTCGATTCCCACAATCAGATGTTTTGACTTGCGGGTCAGCTGCCGGAACTCAAGCTTCTCCCGCCGCCGACCGTTCACGCGTATCTGAGTGTCGCCGCCTTTGGAAGGCGAGACCTGAATCTCGGGACGGGGTGCATACACCGTGAACATCACGCGGCTTTCGCCTCCGAACGCACGGCGAACCAAAACCGTGTACTCAAGGTTGGCTGCAACCAGCTTCATCTCGATCTCGCGGGCATGGCTGCGAACTGCTCCATGCATTTTGCGGACATAGCGATTCTGACTCCATCCGCCGCGTCCGGGCGACCGGCATCGCGAGACAATGATGTCAGTGACGCCTTCGTAGGCGAGAACCTCGTATCCTGCGCCGAAGGATGCAAGGAGTGCCGAGGCTTTTGCCTCCTCAATCGGATTCTGTTTATCGAACGTGAGATTGTATCGTGCGGCAACCCGCGGGAGACTTTCCATGTGAACGCAGTCGCCGGTTACCTGTACAAGTTTTGTGTCGTTTGGAATTTCTGCAAGAAACGCATAGAGTGCGGCATTGTCACTCGCAATCTCCTGAATGCTGTCGACTGCGAGTATCTCCGGCCGTTCGGCTCTGAGATAGCGGATCAGCCGATACTGGGTGACATTTTTTTCTTCGGAAACGACCACTCCGTCCGCTACGCGAACGAGTGCATAATGGGGACGCATGGTTCCTGATCTGACCGAACCCCGAATGATGTCGATACCGAAGATGAGTCTGTTCATTCCTCCTTCCTGACTGCGGTTACGAATCTGAGTGCTTCATCGATGTCGTAGGTTTTCTGGTACTTTTTGGTGAAGAATGCGCCGACGGTTTCGAGGTCATGGCGAAGTGCTGCGTCCGCATTCTGGTGAGCCGGAGTAATCCACTGCGGCCAGTCGATGATCCAGACAACCGCTCCGTCGTACATGATGTTGTACTCGGAGAGGTCGCCGTGGATGTAGCCTTCGCTGTATGCGATTTTTACCTGTTCGAGTATTTCCTGCCAGACGGCGTCCGGGTTTTCGAGCTGGCAGCGGTTGAGGTTCACTCCTTGGATGAAGGACATGACGATGACGTGACGGTTGATGTCGATCGGGACCGGGACGTTGACTTTTCCGTTGAGTGCGGTGAGCGCTTCGTACTCGCGGGCTGCGGATTTTGCGGAGGCAAATATCCAGGGACAGTGTCCTTCTTCAGGCATGTAGTCGCGGTTGGTGCGAACGGTCTGAAATGAGCGCTGGCCGATTTTGTGGAGTTTGAGTACGACGACGCCAAAGCCGAGCGCTTCGTATATTTCCGATTCCTTGCCGACGCCGATCATGGAGCCGAGTGCTGATATGGATTTTTTTGCGGTGAGGCCTGAGAGGGCGAGCGCGTCGTAGCCTTTGAAGACGAGTGAGTATCCTTTGTAGGGGACTGAGTCTGATCTGACCATGTCAAGGTGAATGAGGTTGCCGACACGGTATTTTGTTTCGTTTGCGGAGAGGTGAACGGCTGTTCTGAGGTCGTCCTCAGGGACCCAGCGGTAGCGGCGCATCATTCGCTCTAAGGCGTTGAGAATGCGGATTTCGTATTTGTGAAGATTTTTGATGTCATCGGCTGACAAAGGCATTAGATATTGATTGACTTTGCAGGGATAAAAGTATCATGATGATCAGTGGTGAGCAGGCCGAAGGCATGTGATTCGCGTTTCAAAATCTCATCCTACCTACTCAACACAAACCAGTGCAACCTACATATCAGACGAACGCCAACTATTGATGTACTATGAAATGCTCGCGGTGCGGAAATGATGCGGTCATTGTGCAGGAGTATGCAGGCGTTGCCCTCTGTCCCCGCCACGCCGCAGCCGACATTGAAGCAAAAGCAAAACGCGAAGTGCGAAAATGCGGCGGAATTTCCTCAGGCGAAAAACTGTTTGTTGGTGAGGGAGGCAGCGCCGAGTCGCATGCCCTCTCAAATCTCCTATCCGTAATCCTTGCAGGACGACGCGACGTTACGTTTGTCACAGACACCGCGTTCGCAACCGCAGTCGTGACCGCAGACACCCTTGACGATATTGCTGAACACCTTCTTAGTTTAGTGTGTCTTGGAAACACCACTGACCTTCTGGAGACTCCGGAGAAAAAAACTATCCGCCCGCTCTCAACAATCCCGCGAACCGAGGTTTACTTCTATGCCAGCCATCACGGATGGGTGGGCGGCTCTTCTGCTGGAAAAACCAGCACGTTTTCTTCAGACATCGCCGCATTTCTCAAAACATTTTCTGTTGGCCATCCTTCAGCCGCCTATGCCCTCAAACGGATCGCTGATCAGCTGCCGGAACTTTATTTGGAGAGACACAATCATGCAGTGTAAAGATATCGGGTGTGCCGTTACCCGAATGAAAGACCTTATTCGTCAGACCCTCTGGGCGTCGGGCGCAAAAGGCATCGTCGTCGGCGTCTCAGGCGGCATCGACTCAGCGGTCGCAGCAGCGGTTGCCGCAAAAGCGCTTGGGCCCGAACATGTATTCGCTGTCCACATGCCGGTGTCCTCAAGCTCTCTTGAGGATCAGGCCGACACTGCCGAGCTCTGCGAAAAATTCGGCATTGAAATGATCATCGTCCCGCTTGGAGACCTCGTTGACGCAGCATTTGAAAATCCCGGAATGACAGACACCCCCCTTCTCCGCGGAAACTTTGCCGCACGACTGCGTATGGCAACCCTCTACAACATCGCCGCATCGCGTTGTGCCCTCGTCTGCGGAACCTCCAACAAAACCGAGTACATGATCGGCTACACCACCAAATGGGGTGACTCAGCAGCAGACGTCCAGCCGCTCCTGCATTTATGGAAGAAGGATGTCTACGCGGTCGCTGAAGAGCTTGAAATTCCCGCATCAATCATAAAAAAAGTACCGAGCGCCGGATTCTGGCCTGGGCAGAGCGATGAGCATGAGCTTGGCATAACCTACAACGAACTTGATGCAGCTCTCATCAGCCTTGAGGCTCATGACTTTGTCCCGGAAACTCCGCTCGAAGAGACCGTGCTTGCCCTTGTCAGAAAAAGTTCCCATAAACGAACTCAGGCTGAATGCCTGCTGTAACTTTTTTTTTGTTTTTGGTTTCACTTGAAATAACCACATGTCGCAGCATCGCACCGCGTAATTCCTAACAGAAAGAAAATAAAAAAAAGCAAAGAAAAAGGGAGGATTAAACCTTACCCTTACGCTTCATGAACACATAGTAGCCGCCGATTAAAATGACTGCCAGCACAATGATAATGAAGAGCGGACTCGTGAAGAAGGACAGCGGTCCGGACTGATCTTTAATATCAACAACAGCCTTCATCGACTTGGAAAGAATACTGTTATCGTTTGCATCGCGGTAGCGAATCTCAGTATCAAGACCGTAACTCTTCTCAGTTGCCGCACCATCCACACTCACTTCGTAAACGCCGACGACTGAATCTCCTGGTGCCATATCACCGAGATATGCCGAGTCATCATTGGAGGAGAACGGATCAACTGCACTCAGACGTGCTGTTGCACTGTAAACTTTGGTGTTTCCGGTGTTTTTGTAAGTGACCTTGACCTGTCCCTTATCTCCGGGTGCGAGAGCTGCCTCCACACTCGTTACTTTGAACTCAACCTTTCCGCCGACCGGCACTCCCACGATAACCGGGGAAGAAGTCTGATCAACACCATAGTTGTCCTGATACACAATCTGCAGACCGATCGGGTACTCCTTCACTTCTGCATTGCTTGCAACAGAGATCTTGAACGTAACCGACTGGGTTGACCCTGCCGGGAAATCGCCGATGAACACACTGTTCTCAACCGGAACAATGACCGAGGTCGTTGATCCGGTGGAGGTGATCAGCCGTCCATAGGCATTCTTTGCATCCATACCGCCGGCATTCATGATCTCAAGGGTCAAAAATCCTGACGTTCCGACGCTGATATCATCGCCTGAAATCGACAGAACTTCTGGAGACACCTGGGATCTGACCGAGACTCCGAGCGGGACATCTTTTACCCGGTCATTGACCCAGTAGTAGCCAAGGGCATCGCCGTAGTTTTCGACAGAGTACAGTTCATTATAGATGACATGCACCGTCATGGTACGC includes these proteins:
- a CDS encoding RIO1 family regulatory kinase/ATPase is translated as MPLSADDIKNLHKYEIRILNALERMMRRYRWVPEDDLRTAVHLSANETKYRVGNLIHLDMVRSDSVPYKGYSLVFKGYDALALSGLTAKKSISALGSMIGVGKESEIYEALGFGVVVLKLHKIGQRSFQTVRTNRDYMPEEGHCPWIFASAKSAAREYEALTALNGKVNVPVPIDINRHVIVMSFIQGVNLNRCQLENPDAVWQEILEQVKIAYSEGYIHGDLSEYNIMYDGAVVWIIDWPQWITPAHQNADAALRHDLETVGAFFTKKYQKTYDIDEALRFVTAVRKEE
- the nadE gene encoding NAD(+) synthase, translated to MQCKDIGCAVTRMKDLIRQTLWASGAKGIVVGVSGGIDSAVAAAVAAKALGPEHVFAVHMPVSSSSLEDQADTAELCEKFGIEMIIVPLGDLVDAAFENPGMTDTPLLRGNFAARLRMATLYNIAASRCALVCGTSNKTEYMIGYTTKWGDSAADVQPLLHLWKKDVYAVAEELEIPASIIKKVPSAGFWPGQSDEHELGITYNELDAALISLEAHDFVPETPLEETVLALVRKSSHKRTQAECLL
- a CDS encoding NAD(P)/FAD-dependent oxidoreductase, encoding MKETYDVLVVGGGPGGALAAKAAAESGLSVLLVEKRPAIGAPVRCAEGIGKEALAEFIAADPKWISADIERAVLVGPDGTKFTIGGEAAGGKVGYVLDRKIFDRELIWRAAEAGAEIQVHARASAPIIIEGKLAGAVIHQHGKTYEVRAKVVIAADGVESKFAKWAGIDTTVPLWELETCAQYIVNDIDFDNKANVFHVSNEACPWGYIWIFPKGPRCANIGIGIAGTKSGEGHRAKDYLDKYLAKEFPNGKVTELIVGGVSVCKPLECTVADNLIVVGDAARLSDPITGGGIYNAMYTGNLAGNIAATAIKNGDSSKKALMIYDKTWRDGPVGTTLARNYAVKESFIKMDDKKLNSIVHSMSDMQIDDLSVRKLVLAIFKANPWLALELPHLLKAL
- a CDS encoding DUF460 domain-containing protein: MNRLIFGIDIIRGSVRSGTMRPHYALVRVADGVVVSEEKNVTQYRLIRYLRAERPEILAVDSIQEIASDNAALYAFLAEIPNDTKLVQVTGDCVHMESLPRVAARYNLTFDKQNPIEEAKASALLASFGAGYEVLAYEGVTDIIVSRCRSPGRGGWSQNRYVRKMHGAVRSHAREIEMKLVAANLEYTVLVRRAFGGESRVMFTVYAPRPEIQVSPSKGGDTQIRVNGRRREKLEFRQLTRKSKHLIVGIDPGTTIGVAALDLDGNLVYLASTRLFSAADLVAEIAGLGKPLVIASDKAEMPFGVEKIRRAFSAVAWSPKKDILVKEKYALASGYDFKNDHERDALSAAMYAYRTYKNKFDSILRRAPSGFDIDELRAQVVRGYSLEQTLAKLSGEEPASQTLPQLSEAEVEAEAVIFDERDEKITRQEETIRRMRTLVATLSRESEGKDKTISALHKRLNAEREGQHQRMLASVEIADRDSEIVSVKKQLRKEERRCKNLRTRLDRMKLYISLQAGEGCSALKILPLLAREAVRDLDEEMGLFAEDLLYVLQIDGWGKSVIRDIADAKVKAVILPRHVFTRAREQHLIEEFREIDLPILSGADLSPRVKGKIGVVDTAALDAALEAWTATQTVYRTQKQSEALDSMMKEYQVERVREVREQGIDPATILPEKYLRAAPGQKPKPVVKKSVPVPPVAPTPAPQSEPQVLASEPKPAEVPEAEPKGDVLSSVLTAYREQRKKEITGDE
- the thiL gene encoding thiamine-phosphate kinase, encoding MDDRELLETIRDLIGRDETADDCAASEFEEGKLIQVATTDMLHETTDFPKGMTKWEMGWMSVAVSLSDVASCGAQPTQVLVAVGLDRPERLRPIMEGAVACAKRYGAKIVGGDIDSHTELTIVTTALGLVPREFYRRRSGAKVGDRVCCTGAPGAAQAGLDGFTEYRKNLVTPEPQVFEGQKIARAGATAMMDVSDGIAVSLYDMGEASGVGFVLYDELPTLAISDAEKYFLYGGGDFGLLFTISRENLARLDVPASVIGEVVEGSGVVRGGRTVENRGYAHVWE
- a CDS encoding NAD(P)/FAD-dependent oxidoreductase, producing MKDAYDVVVVGAGPAGAMAAREAAVCGASVLLVEKRPAVGAPVRCAEGIVTRDLLEFTTPDPKWISAVIRRARFMGPGGANFLISGKSDDEVLGYTLDRKIFDRELVMRAADAGVEVAVHARAVPFVEDNRIAGAVIHQHGVSHTVRAKVVIAADGVESKFAKVAGIDTTVPLADLDSCVQYLVTDIDIDPEMNVFFWSNAECPHGYIWIFPKGPRTANIGIGIPGTKSGDGHRAKDYLDRYMEKNFPNGKVTELIVGGVSTCRPLSCTAADSLIICGDAARMSDPFTGGGIYQALFSGQLAGRTAADAVVRNDCSKKALMVYDAAWRSSRMGKFLSRSYLIRDVFFRMDDAMLAEVIESVPDLQLNEVTVPSVLAAMLKNNPWIAMKFPKLFLHRK
- a CDS encoding 4Fe-4S binding protein: MINIRRDVCGYCGACVSVCPQGSLELIDAYLTVDADTCKDKCKICSTVCPLGAIEWVEK